A window of the Bradyrhizobium ottawaense genome harbors these coding sequences:
- the acuI gene encoding acrylyl-CoA reductase (NADPH), which produces MGTFKAIRIDKAEKGTTAALTQFDEAELMEGDVTVAVEWSTLNYKDGLAVTGKAPVVRRFPMIAGIDFAGTVEQSSHPQWKAGDKVVCNGWGMGETHLGAYAEKARVKGDWLVRLPQNISTRDAMAIGTAGYTAMLSVLALEKHGLSPKSGPVVVTGAAGGVGSVAIAVLSKLGYHVIASTGRMSEADYLKGLGAAEVIDRNELSAPAKPLAKERWAGGIDSVGSTTLANLLSMTKYGGAIAACGLAAGMDLPSSVAPFILRGVCLLGIDSVMCPIEQRKLAWSRLASDLDHKKLTDITQEISLDQVIAAGAQILAGQVRGRIVVKIV; this is translated from the coding sequence GTGGGAACGTTCAAGGCCATCAGGATCGACAAGGCGGAAAAAGGCACCACTGCGGCGCTGACGCAGTTCGACGAAGCCGAACTGATGGAAGGCGACGTCACCGTCGCCGTCGAGTGGTCGACGCTGAACTACAAGGACGGCCTTGCCGTCACCGGCAAGGCGCCGGTGGTGCGGCGCTTCCCGATGATCGCCGGCATCGATTTCGCCGGCACGGTCGAACAGTCCTCGCATCCGCAGTGGAAGGCCGGCGACAAGGTCGTCTGCAACGGCTGGGGCATGGGCGAGACCCATCTCGGCGCCTATGCCGAAAAGGCCCGCGTCAAGGGCGACTGGCTGGTGCGGCTGCCGCAGAACATCTCGACCCGCGACGCCATGGCGATCGGCACCGCCGGCTATACCGCGATGCTGTCGGTGCTGGCGCTGGAGAAGCATGGTCTCTCGCCCAAGAGCGGTCCGGTCGTGGTGACGGGTGCTGCCGGCGGCGTCGGTTCGGTCGCGATCGCCGTGCTGTCGAAGCTCGGCTATCACGTCATCGCATCCACCGGGCGGATGTCGGAGGCCGACTACCTGAAGGGCCTCGGCGCCGCCGAGGTGATCGATCGCAACGAGCTGTCAGCTCCGGCCAAGCCGCTCGCCAAGGAGCGCTGGGCGGGCGGTATCGACAGCGTCGGCTCGACCACACTCGCCAACCTGCTGTCGATGACGAAGTATGGCGGGGCCATCGCGGCCTGCGGTCTTGCCGCCGGCATGGACCTGCCGTCCTCGGTCGCGCCGTTCATTTTGCGCGGGGTGTGCCTTCTCGGCATCGATTCGGTGATGTGCCCGATCGAGCAGCGCAAGCTCGCCTGGAGCCGCCTCGCCAGCGATCTGGACCACAAGAAACTTACTGATATTACTCAGGAAATCAGTTTGGACCAGGTGATCGCCGCCGGCGCCCAAATTCTCGCCGGCCAGGTCCGCGGTCGAATCGTGGTAAAAATTGTCTAA
- the glyS gene encoding glycine--tRNA ligase subunit beta, which translates to MPDLLFELFSEEIPARMQAKAAEDLRRMVTDKLVAEGLVYEGAKAFATPRRLTLTVHGIPARQSDLKEERRGPRVGGPDAAVQGFLKATGLTSLDQAKIQTDPKKGDFYIALIEKPGRPTLDVLAEMLPVIIRTFPWPKSMRWGERSARSGALTWVRPLHSIIATFGIETEEPDVVKFSIDGIEAGQTTRGHRFMAPSSIPVRRFEDYVAKLLDAKVVLDPERRKDVILADAKTLAQAQGFELVEDQVLLDEVSGLVEWPVALMGSFDKEFLSIPGEVIRATIRNNQKCFVVSDPKTGKLTNKFILTANIEASDGGKTIIGGNERVIRARLSDAKFFYETDLKTKLEARLPKFEQIVFHEKLGTQGERIKRIERLAAEIAPLVGADVEKTKRAAHLAKADLLTEVVGEFPELQGLMGKYYALAQGEDAAVAAASEEHYKPQGPADRVPTDPVSVAVALADKIDTLVGFWAIDEKPTGSKDPYALRRAALGVIRLIVENTLRISLVPIFSAHLSKLVAWLIMERNFSYELEQRWFSGLDIDPKMTHAKELLAKYMLEQPFAVPAIEKDTRNLLSFFADRLKVQLRDQGARHDLVDAVFSLGGQDDLLMVVRRVEALGRFLETDDGKNLLAGTKRASNILSIEEKKDKRAFDGAPDPSLYRLDEEKALAKAIDQVKSEAGAAVAKEDFAAAMSAMAKLRPAVDAFFDKVKVNDDEPKVRENRLKLLNEIRAATRAVADFSKIEG; encoded by the coding sequence ATGCCTGATCTTCTGTTTGAACTGTTTTCCGAAGAAATCCCCGCGCGCATGCAGGCAAAGGCGGCGGAAGATCTGCGCCGCATGGTGACCGACAAGCTGGTTGCCGAGGGGCTCGTCTACGAAGGCGCGAAAGCGTTTGCGACGCCGCGGCGGTTGACGCTGACGGTCCACGGCATTCCGGCGCGGCAATCGGATCTGAAGGAAGAGCGCCGCGGCCCGCGGGTCGGCGGCCCCGATGCGGCGGTGCAGGGCTTTCTGAAAGCGACCGGCCTTACCTCGCTCGATCAGGCAAAAATCCAGACCGATCCGAAGAAGGGCGATTTCTACATCGCGCTGATCGAGAAGCCGGGCCGTCCGACCCTGGACGTGCTGGCCGAGATGCTGCCGGTGATCATCAGAACCTTCCCGTGGCCGAAATCGATGCGCTGGGGCGAGCGTTCGGCCAGATCGGGCGCGCTGACCTGGGTGCGGCCGCTGCATTCGATCATCGCGACCTTCGGGATCGAGACCGAAGAGCCCGATGTCGTCAAATTTTCCATCGACGGCATCGAGGCCGGGCAGACCACCCGCGGTCATCGCTTCATGGCCCCTAGCTCGATCCCGGTGCGCCGCTTCGAGGATTACGTGGCGAAGCTCCTGGACGCCAAGGTCGTGCTCGACCCCGAGCGCCGCAAGGACGTCATTCTCGCCGACGCCAAGACCCTGGCGCAGGCGCAGGGCTTTGAACTGGTCGAGGATCAGGTGCTGCTCGACGAGGTTTCGGGCCTGGTCGAATGGCCTGTCGCCCTGATGGGATCGTTCGACAAGGAGTTTCTGTCGATCCCTGGCGAGGTGATCCGCGCCACCATCCGCAACAACCAGAAATGCTTTGTCGTCAGCGATCCCAAGACGGGGAAGCTGACCAACAAGTTCATCCTCACCGCCAATATCGAGGCCAGCGACGGCGGCAAAACCATCATCGGCGGCAACGAACGCGTGATCCGCGCGCGGCTGTCCGACGCAAAGTTCTTCTACGAGACCGATCTGAAGACCAAGCTGGAAGCCCGGCTGCCGAAATTCGAGCAGATCGTGTTCCACGAGAAGCTGGGCACGCAGGGCGAACGCATCAAGCGCATCGAGCGGCTGGCGGCCGAGATCGCGCCGCTGGTCGGCGCCGACGTCGAAAAGACCAAACGCGCCGCGCATCTGGCGAAGGCCGATCTGCTGACCGAAGTGGTCGGCGAATTCCCGGAGCTGCAAGGCTTGATGGGCAAATACTACGCGCTGGCACAGGGCGAGGACGCCGCCGTCGCTGCCGCGAGCGAAGAGCATTACAAGCCGCAGGGTCCCGCCGATCGCGTGCCGACCGATCCGGTGAGTGTCGCGGTGGCGCTGGCTGACAAGATCGACACGCTGGTCGGTTTCTGGGCGATCGATGAAAAGCCGACGGGAAGCAAGGATCCGTATGCTCTGCGCCGGGCGGCGTTGGGCGTCATCAGGCTGATCGTTGAGAATACGCTGCGCATCTCGCTAGTCCCAATATTTTCAGCGCATCTCTCGAAGCTAGTGGCTTGGCTGATAATGGAACGCAATTTTAGTTACGAACTAGAGCAGCGTTGGTTTAGTGGGCTGGATATTGATCCCAAGATGACTCATGCGAAGGAACTGCTTGCGAAATACATGTTGGAGCAGCCTTTTGCGGTTCCTGCGATCGAGAAGGACACACGCAATCTCCTGTCCTTCTTCGCCGATCGCTTAAAGGTCCAGCTCCGCGATCAGGGCGCGCGGCACGATCTGGTCGATGCCGTGTTCTCGCTCGGCGGCCAGGACGACCTCTTGATGGTGGTCCGCCGCGTCGAGGCGCTCGGCAGATTCCTCGAGACCGACGACGGCAAGAACCTGCTGGCCGGCACCAAGCGCGCCAGCAACATCCTTTCGATCGAAGAGAAAAAGGACAAGCGCGCGTTCGACGGCGCGCCGGACCCCTCGCTCTACAGGCTCGACGAGGAGAAAGCGCTGGCGAAGGCGATCGACCAGGTCAAGAGCGAGGCGGGAGCGGCCGTGGCCAAGGAAGATTTCGCCGCCGCGATGAGCGCGATGGCAAAACTGCGTCCGGCGGTCGATGCGTTCTTTGACAAGGTCAAGGTCAATGACGATGAACCAAAGGTGCGCGAGAACCGACTAAAGCTCTTGAACGAAATCCGCGCGGCGACGCGCGCGGTGGCAGATTTTTCCAAGATCGAAGGCTAA
- the ppdK gene encoding pyruvate, phosphate dikinase codes for MAKAVAKSKKTVAKSKPSVRAKVAPPPSARKALKKLPAKPAAKPAVKATVKKAAVKKPAAGTVKSGKWVYTFGDGKAEGKAGLRDLLGGKGANLAEMANLGLPVPPGFTIPTSVCTYFYAHDKSYPPALKTQVEKALDHVGKLAGKAFGDSRNPLLVSVRSGGRASMPGMMDTVLNLGLNDKTVEALAELSGDRRFAYDSYRRFITMYSDVVLGFEHHHFEDILDTFKDGQGYTLDTDLTGDDWVELVGRYKEAVARETGKDFPQDPHEQLWGAIGAVFSSWMNARAVTYRRLHDIPESWGTAVNIQAMVFGNMGETSATGVAFTRNPSTGESKLYGEFLINAQGEDVVAGIRTPQDITEYARKESGSDKASMEVAMPDAFKELTRIYTMLEKHYRDMQDMEFTVEQGKLWMLQTRGGKRTAKAALRIAVELANEGLISKKDAVMRIDPASLDQLLHPTIDPAAKRDVIATGLPASPGAASGEIVFSSDEAAKLQADGRKVILVRIETSPEDIHGMHAAEGILTTRGGMTSHAAVVARGMGKPCVSGCGTIRVDYGRGTMSIGSRSFKTGDVITIDGSLGQVLAGRMPMIEPKLSGEFGTLMGWADSVRKLGVRVNGDTPDDARTAIKFGAEGIGLCRTEHMFFEETRIRTVREMILSEDEQSRRAALSKLLPMQRADFVELFEIMKGLPVTIRLLDPPLHEFLPHTQAEIEEVARAMNTDPRKLADRARDLAEFNPMLGFRGCRLAIAYPEIAEMQARAIFEAAVEAEKRTGKAVGLEVMVPLIATKAEFDLVKARIDASAQAVMKETGKKIAYQVGTMIELPRACLMAGDIAQTAEFFSFGTNDLTQTTYGISRDDAASFLGTYVAKGILEIDPFISVDRAGVGELVKIGVARGRKTRPNLKVGICGEHGGDPASVAFCHEIGLNYVSCSPYRVPIARLAAAQAALGKTVASQA; via the coding sequence ATGGCCAAAGCCGTCGCGAAGTCCAAAAAAACCGTAGCGAAATCAAAGCCATCCGTGCGGGCCAAGGTGGCGCCGCCGCCGTCCGCCCGCAAGGCGTTGAAGAAGCTTCCGGCCAAGCCTGCCGCAAAGCCTGCGGTCAAGGCGACGGTGAAAAAGGCTGCGGTGAAGAAGCCCGCGGCCGGAACGGTAAAATCCGGCAAGTGGGTCTATACCTTCGGCGACGGCAAGGCCGAGGGCAAAGCCGGGCTGCGCGACCTCTTGGGCGGCAAGGGCGCCAACCTCGCCGAAATGGCCAATCTCGGCCTGCCGGTGCCCCCCGGCTTCACGATTCCGACCTCGGTCTGCACGTACTTTTACGCCCATGACAAATCCTATCCGCCGGCGCTGAAGACGCAGGTCGAGAAGGCGCTCGATCACGTCGGCAAACTCGCCGGCAAGGCGTTCGGCGATTCCAGGAATCCGCTGTTGGTTTCGGTCCGCTCCGGCGGCCGCGCCTCGATGCCGGGCATGATGGACACCGTGCTCAATCTCGGCCTCAACGACAAGACGGTCGAGGCGCTTGCTGAACTCTCCGGCGATCGCCGCTTCGCCTATGACAGCTATCGCCGCTTCATCACCATGTATTCGGACGTGGTGCTCGGCTTCGAGCATCATCATTTCGAGGACATCCTCGACACCTTCAAGGACGGCCAGGGCTACACGCTCGACACCGACCTCACCGGCGACGACTGGGTCGAACTGGTCGGCCGCTACAAGGAAGCGGTGGCGCGCGAAACCGGCAAGGATTTCCCGCAGGATCCGCACGAGCAGTTGTGGGGCGCGATCGGCGCCGTGTTCTCGTCCTGGATGAACGCGCGCGCGGTGACCTATCGCCGCCTGCACGATATCCCGGAGTCATGGGGCACGGCCGTGAACATTCAGGCCATGGTGTTCGGCAACATGGGCGAAACGTCGGCGACCGGCGTGGCCTTCACGCGCAACCCGTCGACCGGCGAGAGCAAGCTGTACGGCGAATTCCTGATCAACGCGCAGGGCGAGGACGTGGTGGCGGGCATCCGCACGCCGCAGGACATCACCGAATATGCGCGCAAGGAATCCGGCTCCGACAAGGCGTCGATGGAAGTGGCGATGCCGGACGCGTTCAAGGAACTGACGCGGATCTACACGATGCTCGAAAAGCACTACCGCGACATGCAGGACATGGAGTTCACGGTCGAGCAGGGCAAGTTGTGGATGCTGCAGACCCGCGGCGGCAAGCGCACGGCGAAGGCGGCGCTCCGCATCGCGGTCGAGCTCGCCAATGAAGGCCTGATCTCGAAAAAGGACGCAGTGATGCGGATCGATCCGGCCTCGCTGGATCAGCTGCTGCATCCGACCATCGATCCCGCGGCCAAGCGCGACGTCATCGCGACCGGCTTGCCGGCTTCGCCCGGTGCGGCCTCCGGCGAGATCGTGTTCTCGTCCGATGAAGCCGCCAAGCTTCAGGCTGACGGACGAAAAGTGATTCTGGTGCGGATCGAGACCTCACCGGAAGACATTCACGGCATGCACGCCGCCGAAGGCATTCTCACCACCCGCGGCGGCATGACCTCGCACGCCGCCGTGGTCGCGCGCGGCATGGGCAAGCCCTGCGTCTCCGGCTGCGGCACCATTCGCGTCGATTACGGCCGCGGCACCATGAGTATCGGTTCGCGCTCCTTCAAGACTGGCGACGTCATTACGATTGATGGCTCGCTCGGCCAGGTGCTGGCCGGGCGGATGCCGATGATCGAACCGAAACTGTCGGGCGAATTCGGCACGCTGATGGGCTGGGCCGACTCGGTCCGCAAGCTCGGCGTCCGCGTCAACGGCGACACGCCTGACGATGCGCGCACCGCCATCAAGTTCGGCGCCGAAGGCATCGGCCTGTGCCGCACCGAGCACATGTTCTTCGAGGAAACCCGCATCCGCACCGTGCGCGAGATGATCTTGTCCGAGGACGAGCAGTCGCGCCGTGCGGCACTGTCGAAGCTGCTGCCGATGCAGCGCGCGGATTTCGTCGAGCTGTTCGAGATCATGAAGGGCCTGCCGGTCACGATCCGCCTGCTCGATCCGCCGCTGCACGAGTTCCTGCCGCATACGCAAGCCGAGATCGAGGAAGTCGCGCGCGCGATGAACACCGATCCGCGCAAGCTCGCCGATCGCGCCCGCGATCTCGCCGAGTTCAATCCGATGCTCGGTTTCCGCGGCTGCCGTCTGGCGATCGCCTATCCGGAGATCGCCGAGATGCAGGCGCGCGCGATCTTCGAGGCCGCGGTCGAGGCCGAAAAGCGCACCGGCAAGGCGGTCGGCCTTGAGGTGATGGTGCCGCTGATCGCGACCAAGGCCGAGTTCGACCTGGTCAAGGCGCGCATCGATGCTTCCGCGCAGGCGGTGATGAAGGAGACCGGCAAGAAGATCGCGTACCAGGTTGGTACGATGATCGAGTTGCCGCGCGCCTGCCTGATGGCCGGCGACATCGCGCAGACCGCGGAGTTCTTCTCGTTCGGCACCAACGACCTGACGCAGACCACCTACGGCATCAGCCGCGACGACGCCGCGAGTTTCCTCGGCACCTATGTCGCCAAGGGCATTCTCGAGATCGATCCGTTCATCTCGGTTGACCGCGCCGGCGTCGGCGAACTGGTGAAGATCGGCGTCGCGCGCGGCCGCAAGACCCGCCCGAACCTCAAGGTCGGCATCTGCGGCGAACACGGCGGCGATCCCGCTTCGGTGGCGTTCTGCCACGAGATCGGGCTCAACTATGTCTCGTGCTCGCCCTACCGCGTGCCGATCGCCCGCCTCGCCGCGGCGCAGGCCGCGCTCGGCAAGACGGTGGCAAGCCAGGCGTAA
- a CDS encoding cell wall hydrolase: MFVLRNHPKGARFASFGLGLCVFALMPTEIGYQDIASLLARQPGVAERWQKRVFSAVGTIQVATFSFGRPIGTSSPQTATYQLASLNNQGIDITGSVTRNPLAAPPPRYQAADFPKVDRTAKGDRLVVTPPQPTEAANPAERAPALQDPATSNALVKGAKTVERTPSAEPAPLDPELQAALSAPPLAQYDVSMSLEANPLDDLKGPPPASLPSVALAPAAPRDNFSFKTSSLFFGSSLGSPESIERWQPGEEPTIVVPNVVPDPDMKVMASLPVDADGPVRAGEMGESIAPKGEVNSNNQHAKTPAERLGLFDDKARAKSEKCLAEAVYFEARGEAVRGQIAVAQVVLNRAFSGKYPETVCGVVYQNKHRHLACQFTFACDNNADVIREPDMWDRAQKIAKAMLDGRLWLPEVDKSTHYHAYWVRPSWVSEMKKMYKFGVHTFYRPRAWGDGSDAPSWGSPAETAAISAKLAEAAQSSAEQASLKR; this comes from the coding sequence ATGTTTGTGTTGCGTAACCATCCGAAGGGCGCGCGGTTCGCGTCCTTCGGACTCGGTCTTTGCGTCTTCGCATTGATGCCGACCGAGATCGGATATCAGGATATCGCTTCGCTATTGGCCCGGCAGCCCGGTGTCGCCGAGCGCTGGCAGAAGCGGGTGTTCTCCGCTGTCGGCACCATTCAGGTCGCGACCTTCTCGTTCGGCCGGCCGATCGGAACCTCCTCGCCGCAGACCGCGACCTACCAGCTCGCGAGCCTCAATAATCAAGGCATCGACATCACCGGTTCGGTGACGCGCAATCCGCTCGCTGCGCCGCCGCCGCGCTATCAGGCCGCCGATTTTCCCAAAGTCGACCGCACGGCGAAGGGTGACCGGCTGGTGGTGACGCCGCCGCAGCCGACGGAAGCCGCCAACCCGGCCGAACGTGCGCCGGCGTTGCAGGATCCCGCAACCTCGAACGCATTGGTGAAGGGCGCCAAGACCGTCGAGCGGACCCCGTCGGCTGAACCCGCGCCGCTCGATCCGGAGCTGCAGGCCGCATTGAGTGCGCCGCCGCTTGCGCAATACGACGTGTCGATGTCGCTCGAAGCCAATCCGCTCGATGACCTCAAGGGCCCGCCGCCGGCGTCATTGCCTTCGGTCGCGCTCGCGCCCGCAGCGCCGCGCGACAATTTTTCGTTCAAGACTTCCAGCCTGTTCTTCGGCTCGTCGCTCGGCTCGCCCGAAAGCATCGAGCGCTGGCAGCCCGGCGAAGAACCCACCATCGTGGTTCCGAACGTGGTTCCTGATCCCGACATGAAGGTGATGGCCTCCTTGCCGGTCGATGCCGACGGCCCGGTCCGCGCCGGCGAGATGGGCGAGAGCATCGCGCCGAAAGGCGAAGTCAATTCCAACAACCAGCACGCCAAGACGCCGGCCGAACGTCTCGGCCTGTTCGACGACAAGGCGCGCGCCAAATCCGAAAAGTGCCTGGCGGAAGCCGTCTATTTCGAAGCCCGCGGCGAAGCCGTGCGCGGCCAGATCGCAGTCGCCCAGGTGGTGCTGAACCGCGCCTTCTCCGGCAAATATCCGGAAACGGTGTGCGGCGTGGTCTATCAGAATAAGCATCGCCATCTCGCGTGCCAGTTCACCTTCGCCTGCGACAACAATGCCGACGTCATTCGCGAACCCGACATGTGGGACCGCGCGCAGAAGATTGCCAAGGCGATGCTGGATGGGCGGCTGTGGCTGCCGGAAGTCGACAAGTCGACCCACTACCATGCCTATTGGGTGCGCCCGTCCTGGGTCAGCGAAATGAAGAAGATGTACAAGTTCGGCGTCCACACCTTCTATCGCCCGCGTGCCTGGGGCGACGGCAGCGACGCGCCGAGCTGGGGCAGCCCCGCCGAAACCGCGGCGATCTCGGCCAAGCTCGCCGAAGCCGCGCAGAGCTCGGCCGAGCAGGCCAGCTTGAAGCGGTAA
- a CDS encoding MFS transporter → MAVTTDNLRTESTWRTPLVIIICGCAIALLSFGPRSSLGFFIQPMTREFAWGRDVFGLALALQNLLWGLGQPIAGAIADRFGLQRVMVVGALLYAGGLLVMRYAATPGSLDLGAGVMIGFGLSGCSFNLVLSAFSKLLPLEKRGLALGAGTAAGSFGQFLFAPFGVAMIDNFGWQSALMVFALLMLLIVPLALAISTPPATSANVPVADQQSFKTALAEAFGHRSFVLLVLGFFTCGFQLAFITVHLPAYLSDRGVSAQTGGWVVAAIGLFNIVGSLSVGWLQNRFPKRYILSIIYLARALSIVAFISFPITTFSAIVFGAATGLTWLSTVPPTSALVALMFGTRWFATLYGFAFVSHQVGGFLGVWLGGVVFEKFGSYTPIWWLSVLFGVLSALINLPIVEQPVARPVAQPA, encoded by the coding sequence ATGGCCGTCACGACAGACAATCTTCGCACCGAGTCGACCTGGCGAACGCCGCTCGTCATCATCATCTGCGGCTGCGCGATCGCGCTGTTGAGTTTCGGGCCGCGCTCAAGCCTCGGTTTCTTCATCCAGCCGATGACCCGGGAATTTGCTTGGGGCCGCGACGTGTTCGGCCTGGCGCTGGCTCTGCAGAACCTGTTGTGGGGATTGGGCCAGCCGATCGCCGGCGCCATCGCCGACCGCTTCGGCCTGCAGCGCGTGATGGTGGTCGGCGCGCTGCTCTATGCCGGCGGCCTCCTGGTGATGCGCTATGCGGCGACGCCGGGCTCGCTCGACCTCGGCGCCGGCGTCATGATCGGCTTCGGCCTGTCCGGCTGCTCGTTCAATCTCGTGCTGTCGGCGTTCTCAAAGCTGCTGCCGCTGGAGAAGCGCGGCCTGGCGCTCGGCGCCGGCACCGCGGCGGGTTCGTTCGGGCAATTCCTGTTCGCGCCGTTCGGCGTGGCGATGATCGACAATTTCGGCTGGCAGTCGGCGCTGATGGTGTTTGCGTTGCTGATGCTGCTGATCGTGCCGCTGGCACTCGCGATTTCGACGCCGCCGGCAACGTCGGCGAACGTGCCGGTCGCGGACCAGCAATCGTTCAAGACCGCGCTCGCCGAAGCCTTCGGCCATCGCTCCTTTGTGCTGCTGGTGCTCGGCTTCTTCACCTGCGGCTTCCAGCTCGCCTTCATCACCGTGCATCTGCCGGCCTATCTGTCCGACCGCGGCGTCTCGGCGCAGACCGGCGGCTGGGTGGTTGCGGCCATCGGCCTGTTCAACATCGTGGGCTCCTTGAGTGTCGGCTGGCTGCAGAACAGGTTTCCGAAGCGCTACATCCTGTCGATCATCTATCTGGCGCGGGCGTTGTCGATCGTGGCCTTCATCTCGTTTCCGATCACGACGTTCTCGGCGATCGTGTTCGGCGCCGCGACGGGGCTAACCTGGCTGTCGACGGTGCCGCCGACCTCGGCGCTGGTGGCGCTGATGTTCGGCACCCGCTGGTTCGCGACGCTGTATGGCTTTGCCTTCGTCAGCCACCAGGTCGGCGGCTTCCTCGGGGTCTGGCTCGGCGGCGTCGTATTCGAGAAATTCGGCTCCTACACGCCGATCTGGTGGCTCTCGGTGCTGTTCGGCGTGCTGTCGGCGCTGATCAACCTGCCGATCGTCGAACAGCCGGTGGCCCGCCCGGTTGCGCAGCCCGCCTGA
- a CDS encoding DUF1236 domain-containing protein, with protein sequence MRNRILAIAAVAGALTAPVAAQAQSDTVGVVRSGTVVVEDNEGIAVDQRPAFREYIVRERVPNYTIPDRVIVGGVLPEAGVTYYDVPQTYGATPYRYTVVNGRTVLVEPRSRRIVQVVE encoded by the coding sequence ATGCGAAACAGGATATTGGCTATTGCCGCGGTTGCGGGCGCGTTGACGGCGCCGGTCGCAGCACAGGCGCAGAGCGACACCGTCGGCGTCGTCCGCAGTGGCACCGTCGTCGTCGAAGACAACGAGGGTATCGCGGTCGACCAGCGGCCGGCGTTCCGCGAATATATCGTGCGCGAGCGGGTCCCGAATTACACGATTCCCGACCGCGTGATCGTCGGCGGCGTGCTGCCGGAAGCCGGCGTCACCTATTACGACGTGCCGCAGACCTATGGCGCCACGCCCTATCGCTACACCGTCGTGAACGGCCGCACCGTGCTGGTCGAGCCGCGCTCGCGTCGCATCGTTCAGGTGGTCGAATAG
- a CDS encoding class I SAM-dependent methyltransferase, translating to MDRKTLAAYDQEAASFAKDWHDQPAPVDLQEVVERFFVRGGTSADIGCGSGREVAWLNANGFSATGFDASEGLLKEACRRYPGLKFNHAELPELRGVGTFDNVLCETVIMHLDRKQIAASVRRLLEVVKPSGILYLSWRVTDDADLRDTHGRLYCAFDAALVLAELKETTVLLDEEVVSESSGKKIHRLVVKKPGLEIRE from the coding sequence ATGGATCGCAAAACGCTCGCCGCTTACGACCAGGAAGCGGCGTCGTTCGCGAAGGACTGGCACGATCAGCCGGCCCCGGTTGACCTGCAGGAAGTCGTCGAACGGTTTTTCGTCCGCGGTGGCACCTCGGCCGATATCGGCTGCGGCAGCGGCCGCGAGGTGGCCTGGCTCAATGCCAACGGATTTTCCGCCACCGGTTTCGACGCCTCGGAAGGCCTGCTCAAGGAAGCCTGCCGGCGCTATCCCGGTCTCAAGTTCAACCACGCGGAATTGCCCGAGCTGCGCGGCGTCGGCACGTTCGACAACGTGCTGTGCGAAACCGTCATCATGCATCTCGACCGCAAGCAGATCGCGGCCTCGGTCCGCCGTTTGCTCGAGGTCGTCAAGCCAAGCGGCATTCTCTACCTGAGCTGGCGCGTCACCGACGACGCCGACCTTCGCGACACCCATGGCCGGCTCTACTGCGCCTTCGATGCCGCTTTGGTGCTGGCGGAGTTGAAGGAGACGACGGTGCTGCTTGACGAAGAAGTCGTCAGCGAGTCCTCCGGCAAGAAGATTCACCGCCTCGTGGTGAAGAAGCCGGGCCTCGAAATTCGCGAGTGA
- a CDS encoding glycine--tRNA ligase subunit alpha — protein MDDLPAHMRPERSFQGFILALQRFWAEQGCVILQPYDMEMGAGTFHPATTLRALGPKRWNAAYVQPSRRPKDGRYGENPNRLQHYYQFQVIMKPSPPNLQDLYLKSLAAIGIDSALHDIRFVEDDWESPTLGAWGLGWECWCDGMEVSQFTYFQQVAGVECAPVAGELTYGLERLAMYVQGVDRVYDLNFNGRDGDERVTYGDVYLQAEQEYSRHNFEHSDAEMLFKQFAMAEEACKKYLDAGWKDGKCEAHLMALPAYDQCIKASHVFNLLDARGVISVTERQSYIMRVRELAKACGEAWVHTEAGRAV, from the coding sequence ATGGACGACTTGCCTGCCCACATGCGCCCGGAACGTTCGTTCCAGGGCTTCATTCTCGCCCTGCAGCGGTTCTGGGCCGAGCAAGGCTGCGTCATTCTGCAGCCCTACGACATGGAAATGGGGGCCGGCACCTTTCATCCGGCGACGACGCTGCGGGCGCTCGGGCCGAAGCGCTGGAATGCGGCCTATGTGCAGCCCTCGCGGCGGCCCAAGGACGGCCGCTACGGCGAGAACCCTAACCGGCTGCAGCATTATTACCAGTTCCAGGTGATCATGAAGCCGTCGCCGCCGAACCTGCAGGACCTCTATCTGAAGTCGCTGGCCGCGATCGGGATCGATTCGGCCCTGCACGACATCCGCTTCGTCGAGGACGACTGGGAAAGCCCGACGCTCGGCGCCTGGGGGCTCGGCTGGGAGTGCTGGTGCGACGGCATGGAGGTCAGCCAGTTCACCTATTTCCAGCAGGTCGCGGGCGTCGAATGCGCGCCCGTCGCCGGCGAGCTTACTTACGGGCTGGAGCGTCTTGCGATGTATGTGCAGGGCGTCGACCGCGTCTACGACCTCAACTTCAACGGCCGCGACGGCGACGAGCGCGTCACCTATGGCGACGTCTACCTGCAGGCCGAGCAGGAATATTCCCGGCACAATTTCGAGCACTCCGATGCCGAGATGCTGTTCAAGCAGTTCGCGATGGCGGAAGAGGCCTGCAAAAAATATCTCGATGCGGGATGGAAAGACGGCAAGTGCGAGGCGCATCTGATGGCGCTGCCGGCTTATGACCAGTGCATCAAGGCGAGCCATGTCTTCAACCTGCTGGATGCCCGCGGCGTGATCTCTGTAACCGAACGGCAAAGCTACATCATGCGCGTGCGCGAACTGGCCAAGGCCTGCGGCGAAGCCTGGGTCCACACCGAAGCGGGCAGGGCGGTCTGA
- a CDS encoding DUF3096 domain-containing protein — MTITAAHVPAIVALIAGILILLMPRLLNFIVAIYLIFVGLVGLGVFKMFHL; from the coding sequence ATGACCATCACCGCCGCGCACGTTCCCGCCATCGTGGCCTTGATTGCAGGAATTCTGATCCTGCTGATGCCGCGGTTGCTCAATTTCATCGTGGCGATCTACCTGATCTTCGTCGGCCTGGTCGGCCTCGGCGTGTTCAAGATGTTTCATCTCTAG